Proteins encoded together in one Chryseobacterium sp. G0201 window:
- a CDS encoding NifU family protein: METNITHEDTVTRVMEALDSIRPFLNKDGGDIELIDVKDSSVYVKLLGNCSGCSLNFSTLKLGVETTIKQHAPEIQKVINVE; encoded by the coding sequence ATGGAAACAAATATAACACACGAAGATACTGTAACAAGAGTAATGGAGGCTTTAGATAGTATTCGTCCGTTTTTGAATAAAGATGGCGGAGATATTGAGCTTATTGATGTGAAAGATAGCTCGGTTTATGTAAAACTTTTAGGAAATTGTTCCGGATGTTCTCTAAACTTTTCTACCCTTAAATTAGGTGTCGAAACTACCATTAAACAACATGCTCCGGAAATTCAGAAAGTAATTAACGTAGAGTAA
- a CDS encoding Mrp/NBP35 family ATP-binding protein, with protein sequence MLTKEKVQDFLKEIEVDDLVTNFQVMGNDVYIDMTAHSPAMHEKKKLEAAMKQAFASEFGEEINLKLKIVSPEPSEIQQSQIKGKQIPGIQNIIAIASGKGGVGKSTVAANLAVTLAKMGFKVGLLDADIYGPSVPTMFDTEGQKPVSVDVNGKSLMKPIENYGVKMLSIGYFSGANQAVVWRGPMASKALNQMIRDAAWGELDFLLIDLPPGTGDIHLSIIQEVPVTGAVIVSTPQHVALADVRKGIAMFNMESINIPVLGLVENMAYFTPEELPDNKYYIFGNQGAQYLADDLGIPVLGEIPLIQSIREAGDVGRPAALQENSKIAEIYTETARKMIESLVERNKHLPPTEAVKITTMAGCSPKAKK encoded by the coding sequence ATGTTGACGAAAGAAAAGGTTCAGGATTTCCTTAAAGAGATAGAAGTAGATGACTTAGTGACTAATTTTCAGGTAATGGGTAATGATGTCTATATCGACATGACGGCTCATTCTCCTGCGATGCACGAAAAAAAGAAGCTTGAAGCAGCAATGAAGCAAGCTTTTGCAAGTGAATTTGGAGAAGAGATTAATTTAAAACTTAAAATAGTTTCTCCGGAGCCTAGCGAAATTCAGCAAAGTCAGATCAAAGGAAAACAAATTCCTGGAATTCAAAATATTATTGCCATTGCTTCCGGAAAAGGAGGTGTTGGTAAGTCTACAGTTGCTGCAAACCTTGCAGTTACGTTGGCAAAAATGGGTTTTAAAGTAGGTTTATTGGATGCAGACATTTACGGTCCATCTGTTCCTACAATGTTTGATACAGAAGGTCAAAAGCCGGTTTCTGTAGATGTAAACGGGAAAAGCTTAATGAAACCTATCGAAAATTATGGTGTGAAAATGCTTTCAATAGGATATTTCTCAGGAGCAAATCAGGCGGTAGTATGGAGAGGCCCAATGGCTTCAAAAGCATTAAACCAAATGATCAGAGATGCAGCTTGGGGAGAATTAGACTTTTTATTGATTGATCTTCCTCCGGGAACGGGTGATATTCACTTATCAATCATTCAGGAGGTTCCTGTAACGGGTGCGGTGATTGTAAGTACACCTCAGCACGTGGCTTTGGCTGACGTTAGAAAAGGAATTGCGATGTTTAATATGGAAAGTATTAATATTCCGGTTCTTGGATTAGTCGAAAATATGGCGTATTTTACGCCGGAAGAATTGCCTGACAATAAATATTATATCTTTGGAAACCAGGGTGCACAATATTTGGCTGATGATCTAGGAATTCCTGTATTAGGCGAGATTCCTTTGATTCAAAGCATCAGAGAAGCGGGAGATGTCGGAAGACCGGCAGCTTTACAGGAAAACTCTAAAATTGCAGAGATCTATACAGAAACTGCCCGTAAAATGATTGAAAGCTTGGTAGAAAGAAATAAACATCTTCCTCCAACAGAAGCGGTAAAGATCACAACAATGGCAGGATGCTCGCCAAAAGCAAAAAAATAA